In the genome of Cydia strobilella chromosome Z, ilCydStro3.1, whole genome shotgun sequence, one region contains:
- the LOC134753859 gene encoding odorant receptor 49b-like — protein MAPPRVFRSLKRWFDDSDAKYTLEFNYVRQLTFLLSCVGSWPHDLFGRDRLHFVLSIYNLFLIGVAISISSAAAGFVWNNRETLSFSVMGHVILCILLETLYLQRLITARTKKYGEIVKDLLDQFHLFYFQNRSQYASKMYKQIQIISKIFTIYITCHIVTGVVLFTFMPWYNNYKSGMFGPDRPANKTFEHALYFYCFTDKFYTTLNGYWILFFFNIPTSFHTSSFLTFDLLLCLMVFQILGHLKIMNHDLSSIPSTADIYSAEENMRVRETLKGIIDHHKILIKFVDKCSDAFSTYLFMFYMLMQLLTIVVTVEVTAFTAEALAKYAPLTVAIYQPLIQISILFEMISTQSEKLIDAIYDIPWECMDTSNRRSVLFFLLRAQTPVTLKAAKMVPVGVMTMTAVLKTTFSYYMILNTIAESAEQ, from the exons ATGGCTCCACCGCGAGTGTTTCGTTCTTTGAAGAGATGGTTTGACGACAG TGACGCTAAATACACACTGGAGTTCAACTATGTCCGCCAACTGACCTTCTTGCTGAGCTGCGTTGGCTCCTGGCCTCACGACCTATTCGGACGAGACCGACTCCACTTCGTCCTGTCCATATACAACCTGTTTTTGATCGGGGTGGCCATATCGATATCCAGTGCGGCTGCAGGATTTGTCTGGAATAACAGGGAAACTTTATCTTTCTCTGTTATGGGACATGtgattttgtgtattttgcTGGAGACATTGTATTTG CAAAGATTAATAACGGCTCGGACGAAAAAGTATGGTGAGATAGTAAAGGATCTCCTGGACCAATTTCACCTCTTTTATTTCCAGAATCGATCGCAATACGCTTCCAAG ATGTACAAGCAGATCCAGATCATTTCAAAGATATTCACGATCTACATTACTTGTCACATCGTGACCGGAGTCGTCTTGTTCACATTCATGCCTTGGTACAACAACTATAAAAGCGGAATGTTCGGCCCCGACCGCCCGGCGAACAAAACCTTTGAACATGCTCTATACTTCTACTGCTTCACTGACAAATTCTATACAACCTTAAACGGCTATTGGATACTATTCTTCTTCAACATCCCCACCTCCTTCCACACCAGCAGCTTCCTCACCTTTGATCTTCTGCTCTGCCTTATGGTGTTCcaaattttgggacatcttaAGATTATGAACCACGATTTGTCAAGTATACCTTCGACTGCTGATATTTACTCGGCAGAAGAGAACATGCGAGTCAGAGAGACTCTGAAAGGAATCATCGATCACCACAAAATACTTATAAA ATTCGTAGACAAGTGCTCCGACGCGTTCAGTACTTATCTCTTCATGTTCTACATGCTCATGCAACTCCTCACCATCGTGGTGACGGTGGAGGTTACCGCCTTCACTGCGGAGGCTTTGGCGAAATACGCACCTCTCACAGTCGCTATATATCAACCGCTGATTCAGATATCGATACTTTTTGAAATGATAAGCACGCAG AGCGAGAAACTTATTGACGCCATATACGACATTCCGTGGGAGTGCATGGATACGAGTAACCGCAG GTCGGTGTTGTTTTTTCTGCTACGTGCGCAAACGCCGGTCACGCTAAAAGCCGCCAAGATGGTACCCGTTGGCGTGATGACTATGACCGCG GTCCTGAAGACAACATTCTCCTATTACATGATACTGAACACCATAGCTGAATCTGCTGAACAGTAG